In one window of Anser cygnoides isolate HZ-2024a breed goose chromosome 3, Taihu_goose_T2T_genome, whole genome shotgun sequence DNA:
- the LOC106030436 gene encoding glutathione S-transferase-like, which yields MSGKPRLVYINGRGRMEPIRWLLAAAGVEFEEKFLETKEQLEKLVKDGDLLFHQLPMVEIDGMKMVQTRAILSYIAGKYNLYGKDLKERALIDMYVEGITDLMQMVMMLPFSPAEAKAKNLASIEEKATKRYFPVFEKVLKQHGQDFLVGNRFSWADVQLLEVILAVEEKIPAVLSGFPQLQAFKTKMSNVPTIKKFLQPGSARKPPPDDNYVATVMSIFNLN from the exons ATGTCAGGGAAGCCCAGGCTCGTCTACATTAATGGAAGGGGGCGAATGGAGCCGATCCGATGGCTGCTGGCAGCGGCTGGCGTGGAG tTTGAAGAGAagtttttggaaacaaaagaacagTTAGAAAAGTTAGTCAAAG ATGGAGACCTGCTGTTCCATCAACTGCCCATGGTGGAGATCGATGGGATGAAGATGGTGCAGACCAGGGCCATCCTCAGCTACATAGCGGGGAAATACAACCTCTATGGGAAGGACCTGAAGGAGAGAGCCCT GATCGACATGTATGTGGAAGGAATAACAGATCTGATGCAAATGGTTATGATGTTGCCTTTCTCTCCAGCTGAGGCAAAGGCGAAAAATCTTGCCTCAATTGAAGAGAAGGCAACAAAGAGATACTTCCCAGTCTTTGAAAAG GTTTTGAAACAACACGGCCAAGACTTTCTTGTGGGCAACCGATTCAGCTGGGCAGATGTTCAGCTATTGGAAGTCATTTTAGCAGTGGAGGAGAAAATACCTGCTGTGCTTTCTGGGTTTCCTCAGCTGCAG gccttcaaaacaaaaatgagcaaCGTGCCTACAATTAAGAAGttcctgcagcctggcagcgCAAGGAAGCCCCCACCAGATGACAATTATGTGGCAACTGTGATGTCGATTTTTAATCTAAACTGA